In Camelus dromedarius isolate mCamDro1 chromosome 4, mCamDro1.pat, whole genome shotgun sequence, the following are encoded in one genomic region:
- the LY75 gene encoding lymphocyte antigen 75 isoform X2 — MRRAAPPALLLPLLGLAAAAAADCPSSTWVQFQDSCYIFLQEAIKAESIEDVRNQCTAHGADMISIHNEEENAFILDTLKKQWKSPDEILLGMFFDTDDASFKWFDKSNMTFNKWSNQEDGEDLVDTCAFLHTKTGEWKKGNCEVSSVEGTLCKAAIPYEKKYLSDNHILVSALVIASTVILTVLGAIVWFLYRRNLDSGFTTVFSTAPQSPYDDDCVLVVAEENEYAVQFD, encoded by the exons ACTGCCCTTCTTCCACCTGGGTTCAGTTCCAAGACAGTTGTTACATTTTTCTTCAAGAAGCCATCAAAGCAGAAAGCATAGAGGATGTCAGAAATCAGTGTACTGCCCATG GAGCAGACATGATAAGCATAcataatgaagaagaaaatgcttttataCTGGATACTTTGAAAAAGCAATGGAAAAGTCCAGATGAGATCCTATTAGGCATGTTTTTTGACACAGATG ATGCCAGTTTCAAGTGGTTTGATAAATCAAATATGACATTTAATAAGTGGTCAAACCAAGAAGATGGCGAGGATCTAGTTGACACCTGTGCGTTTTTGCACACCAAGACAGGtgaatggaaaaaaggaaactgtgAAGTTTCTTCTGTGGAGGGAACCCTTTGTAAAGCAGCTA tcccatatgaaaagaaatatttatcag ataacCACATTTTAGTATCAGCTTTGGTGATTGCTAGCACAGTAATTTTGACAGTCTTGGGAGCAATCGTTTGGTTcctgtacagaagaaatctggaTTCTGGTTTCACCACAGTTTTTTCAACTGCACCCCAGTCACCTTATGATGACGACTGTGTTTTGGTAGTTGCAGAGGAAAATGAATATGCTGTTCAATTTGACTAA